The nucleotide window GGCCCGAATTGCCGCCGTGATCGCTGCATCATCGGAGTCTCTAGCAGCCCGGTGGGCCGCTATTGCTGCCTTTCGGGCATTGCCAACAGAGACCTCGCCCTTTGCCCAAGCCCGAGCTTGTCTTATTGCTTCAAAGGCAGGCTGAACAGCTGCAATCCTGTAAATAATCCGCAGGACATGTTCAGCGCAATCAGCTGCCCACAGAGCCATTAGCCGATGCTCATCCGTACTCAGGGGACCACTTCTATGCTTTGCCACAAATCTCTTGTCTCGCATAGTCCGCTTGCTCCTTCAGCTCAATGGCGCCTTAGGCCTTTATTCCAGATGCAACGAGATTGTCTTTTCCAAACCCGCAAACTGAGGGCTGACTATCGAAGGCAAAGCACTGATCCAAGAATTGCTGTCGGTATTCGGCAGTGCAAAGCATCTGGCGAAGAATCTCTCTCGGCACCGATCGGGCTAGGGCACCTGGCCCTGATAGCCTGATCTTCCTCAGGCCCGCACTTTCTAGTATTGACTTAAGCTCCTCCGGCAGGAAACAGTAGTTGATCGGCCAAGGAGTCTCCCCTTGTTCCATACGTTCGTAGAGTTCATCGGGGTCATCGGCCAATCCGGTCCTAAGGAATTCCGCGGCGAGATGAAAGTCAGGCTGCCAAGCTTTAAACTGTTTGTCTTCGTTTCTAATATACCACTGGACAAGGGGATCATCGGCATCTTCATCAATGATATACTGTCTTTTCTGTATCGGATTAAAAACGTAGGGAAGGCTTCCTAGGCGGCTTGACACGCTTATGACCACCGACTTTCTGGCAATACGGACGAGTTCTTGAAGAACCTGAACATGTTTTGGATAAGTATAGGAGATTGGAGCATCAAAGGAGATTACCAGATCGAAGGATCCAGCGGAGTAACTACCGAGGTCAGTAAGGGCTCCTTGCACAAAATTGATACGGTGTTCAACACCTG belongs to Limnochordia bacterium and includes:
- a CDS encoding methyltransferase domain-containing protein, with the protein product MDNAERNYERLAEVFWNLPQKGEEEARREQAFMDDIIQKAHLDREIEGYLEGVETVFDGGAGVGRFSIPLAQHGIRVTHFDISQSMLTKAKELAREAGVEHRINFVQGALTDLGSYSAGSFDLVISFDAPISYTYPKHVQVLQELVRIARKSVVISVSSRLGSLPYVFNPIQKRQYIIDEDADDPLVQWYIRNEDKQFKAWQPDFHLAAEFLRTGLADDPDELYERMEQGETPWPINYCFLPEELKSILESAGLRKIRLSGPGALARSVPREILRQMLCTAEYRQQFLDQCFAFDSQPSVCGFGKDNLVASGIKA